The genomic segment GCGAGATGAAGAGGTAGCTGAGGCCGTACTCGCGCTGCAGATCGCCCAGCAACCGCAGGATCTGGTCCTGCACCAGCACGTCGAGCGCCGACACCGGCTCGTCGCACACGATGAGGTCGGGGGAGAGGGCGAGCGCCCGCGCGATGGCGACGCGCTGGCGCTGGCCGCCCGACAGCTCCGACGGATACCGCCGCAGCATCGTCTGCGGCAGCGCCACGTCGTCCAGCAGCTGCCGCACGCGCGCGGCACGCTCCTTCGACGAGCCGCGCTTGTAGAACTCCAGCGGCTCGGAGATGATGCGCTCGATCGAGAACATCGGGTTCAGCGACGAGTACGGATCCTGGAAGATCGGCTGCACCCGCTGACGGAAGTCGCGCAGCTGCCGGCCCTTGAGGGTCGCCACGTCGACGCCGTCGAAGCGCATGGAGCCCGACGTGGGGTCGACGACCTTCAGCAGCATGCGCGCCGTGGTGGTCTTGCCCGACCCCGACTCGCCGACGATCGCGACCGTCTCGCCGCGGGGGATCGCGAATGAGACGTCCTTGACGGCGGCGAAGTCCTCCTTGCTCCCCCGCACGGGGTAGATCTTGGTCAGGCCCTCGACCTCGACGATGTAGTCGACGGGGCCCGCGGGACCGGCGTCCGCGGGGGCGCTGCCGCGGTGAGCGGATGCCTCGGCCCGGGCCGCGACCGTCGCGGAAGCGTCGGCCGGGTGCTCGGCGGGGTGTTCGGCCGGGGTCGGACCGGTCAGCGCGGCGTCGCTGTCGATCCCCGTGGCGTGGGGGCTCTCGGCCTCGTGCGCGGCCGGCGTGGGTCCGGTGACGGCGGGAGTCGAGGCATCCGTCGTCCGTCCCGGCAAATGGGGTGCGCCGGCCGCCGGCTCGGCGGTGCGGAAGACCTCGGGGCGCAGGCGGACGGCCGCGACCGACGGCGCGGCCTTCACCAGCGCCTGGGTGTACGGATGCTGCGGATCCTCGAGGATCTGGCGCGCCGGCCCCTGCTCGACGATGCGTCCGCGGTTCATGACGACGACGCGCGACGCGCGCTCGGCGGCCAGGCCCAGGTCGTGCGTGATGAGCATGACGGCGGTGCCCCGCTCGGCGGTCATCCGCTCGAGCTGGTCGAGGATCGTCTTCTGCACCGTCACGTCGAGGGCGCTGGTGGGCTCGTCGGCGATGAGCAGCTTCGGGTCGCAGGCGAGGCCGATCGCGATGAGCGCCCGCTGGCGCATGCCGCCGGAGAACTCGTGCGGGTACTGCTTTGCGCGCTCGGCCGCGTTGGGAAGGCCCGCCGCCGCGAGCGTCTCGACGACCTTCGCGTCGACGTCCTTGCGCGTGGCGAGGCCGTGGGCGAGCAGTGTCTCGGCGATCTGCGTTCCGATCTTCGCCACCGGGTTGAGGTTCGACATCGGGTCCTGCGGCACCAGCCCGATCGACCGGCCGCGGATGCTGCGCATCACCGACTCCGGGGCGCCGACGAGGTTCTCGCCCTCGAACAGGATGCTGCCTTGGGTGACCTTGCCGTTGCCCGGCAGCAGGCCGATGACCGCCATCGCGGAGGTGGACTTGCCCGACCCGGACTCCCCCACGATCGCCAGCGTCTCGCCGGCGGCGAGGTCGAGGTCGACGCCCTCGACGGCGTGCACGGGGCCGTCGATGGTCTGGAATTCGACGGCGACGTCGCGCACCTGGAGCAGCGGTGCTCCCGCGACGGCTCGTTCGGAGGTTCGGGCCATGCGCTCCATCCTGCCTCGACGGGCCGAATCCCGCACGGATGCCGCGGCAGCCTTTACGGATCCGTGACGCGTGCGGGGGTGAGGGCTGCGCGCGCGGGTGCGGAAGGGGTTGCGCAGAACTCAACGGATCCGGCCGCAAAGGGTGCCGGGAACGGGCAATCCGGGCGCCCGGGCACCGGATCCGTGGAGTTCTGCGCAGCCGCCCGGCCCGTCCGCCGAGGCAGACCGCCGCAGTACCGTGGAGGTCATGGCGGCCATCGACCTCAACGCCGATCTCGGCGAGACCGTCGCCGGCGTGCCGACGGCCGATGACGAGGCGATGTTCGCCGTGATCTCCAGCGCCAGCGTGGCGTGCGGCGGCCACGCGGGCGACGCGGCGTCCATGCGCGCGGCGGTGGCGCGCGCGCAACGGCACGGCGTCGCCGTCGGCGCGCATCCGTCGTATCCGGATGCCGCGAACTTCGGCCGCGTGCCGGTCGCCCTCGACCCCGCCGACCTGATGCGCGTCGTCGCCGGCCAGCTCGGCGATCTCGTCGCCGCGGGCGCGGAGGTCCGCTACGTCAAGCCGCACGGTGCGCTCTACCACGCGGTCACGCGGGACCGCGAGCAGGCGGATGCCGTCGCCCGGGCCGTCGCCGACCGCGCGGCGCAGCTCGGCCGACCTCTCCCCGTGCTCGGGCTGGCGGGCGAGATCGAGCGGGCCGCGGCATCCGTCGGCCTCCCCTTCGTGCACGAGGCGTTCCTGGACCGCGGCTACCTGCCCGACGGATCGCTCGTGCCCCGGTCGCATCCCGGGGCGCTGCTGGACGACCCGGAGGCCGTCGCCGCGCGGGCCGTGCGCCTCGCCCGCGACGGCGTCGTCGAGGCCGTCGACGGGACGGTGGTGGTCGCGGCGGCGGCGTCGCTGTGCGTGCACGGCGATTCGCCGTCGGCCGTCGACATGGCCCGGGCGGTGCGGGCGGCGCTCGACGCGGCCGGCGTGGTCGTGAGGGCACCGTGGTGATGCCCGAGCGCGCCGAGCGCTCCGGGCGGAAGGAAGGGGCGGCGCGGTGACCCCGCGGGTCCGGCCCATGGGGGAGCGGGCGTTCCTGCTGGAGGTCGCCTCGCTCGACGAGGCGCTCGCACTGCACGCGGCCCTCGCGGCGACGCGTCCCGACGGGGTGGTCGACCTCGTGCCGGGGGCACGGACGGTGCTCGTCCGGGTCGATCCGAGCACGCTGGCGCTGCCGGCCGCGCGGGCGTGGGCGCGCGGGGCGGTGGAGGGCGCCGTCCCCGGCGCTGCCGCTTCCGGGCCGGTCGTCGAGCTCGAGATCGCCTACGACGGCGCCGATCTGACGGAGACCGCCGCGCTGCTCGGGATGAGCGCCGAGGAGCTGACCCGCCGCCACGCGGCGGCCCAGTGGCGGGTGGCCTTCACCGGGTTCGCACCGGGCTTCGGCTATCTCGTGAGCGACGACTGGCCGTTCGACCTGCCCCGGCTCGAGACCCCGCGCACGCGGGTTGCCGCGGGGTCGGTCGGCCTCGCCGGCGTCTTCACCGGCGCCTACCCGCGCGACACCCCGGGCGGGTGGCGCCTCATCGGCACGACGGGCGCACCCCTGTTCGACGCGGATGCCGCCTCCCCGGCGCTCCTCGTGCCCGGCGCGCGGGTGCGCTTCCTCCCCGTCGCCGCCTCGACTCCGTCCGCGCTCGCCGGCTCGTCCGCGCCGGGCGACCCGGAGACGCCGGGTACCGGAACGCCGGGCGACCCGCAGCCGCCGGGCGACCCGCAGACGCCGGGTCGCGGCATCCGGATCCTGGAACCGGGGCTGCTGACGACGGTGCAGGATCTCGGGCGCGCCGGCGCGGGCGCGGTCGGGGTGGCCGTGTCGGGCGCCCTCGACCGCGGCGCGCTGCGCACCGCGAACCGGCTGCTGGGCAACGCCGAGGGCGCGGCGGGGCTCGAGGTGACCATGGGCGGGTTGCGCGCCGTCGCGGAGCGCGACCTGTGGGTGGCCGTCACGGGCGCGTGGGGTGTCGTCCGGCTCGACGGGCGCGAGATCGATCCCTATGAGGCGCACGCCTGGCCCGCGGGCGCCGAGCTGCACCTCGACTGGTTCACCCGCGGCGCGCGCGGCTATGTCGCCGTCCGCGGGGGCGTCGACGCGCGCCCCGTGCTCGGCTCGCGGTCGACCGATCTCCTGGCGGGCCTCGGTCCGGCCGCGCTGCACGCGGGGGACGCGCTCGGCGTCCGCGACGACGCGCCGGCGCCGATCCCCGTCGCGCCGCCCGCCGCGTGGGGGGCGCCGCACGACGACGAGCTCGAGCTGGAGCTCGCGCCCGGCCCGCGCGCCGACTGGTTCGGTCCCGAGGCGCACGAGACCCTGTTCGACACGGTGTGGACCGTCTCGAACCACGCCGACCGCGTCGGCGCTCGTCTCGACGGCCCCGCGCTTGCCCGGGTGCGCGAGGGCGAGCTGGCCAGTGAGGGCATGGTGCCGGGCGCACTGCAGGTGCCGCCGAGCGGCCGGCCGACGATCCTCCTCGCCGACGGCCCGGTGACCGGCGGCTATCCGGTCATCGCGGTGGTGACGGATGCCTCGCTCGACCTCGTCGCGCAGGCGCGGCCGGGCACCCGCATCCGGTTCCGGCACGCGCGCGCCGCCGTCTGAGCACGCTCACGGCGCGTCCGCGCCGCCCGCCTCGAGCAGGTCCGCCGTGGCCCGGAGGATGGCGACGATCGCCGCTGTCCGGACCTCGGCCGCGCTGCCGCGGCCGTCGGTGTGCGCGGCCTTGGGCCCGGCGATCGTCGGGGCGTCGCGCAGCGAGGTCAGCAGCGCGCGGCCGCCGAGGTCCTCGGCCGCGGAGAGCAGCGGCCGCTGCTCGTAGTCGTCGTCGATGATGTCGGAGACGGCCCGGACGAACTCGCGGTAGCTGAGGTCGGGGCTCTTCCCGAGGACGGTGAGCGCCGCCGTGGTGAACACGCCGTGGCCGTTCGTCTCGAGCGCGACCTGGTCCGGCTGGCACGCGCTGACCAGCACCTCCCGGTTCGCCTCGTGCGGCGTGGGTGGCTCGGCGGCCCGGTCGGTCTCCACTTGGACCACCCGCGCCCACGCGGCCCGCCGGAACGGGTCCGACAGCGCGGCGGCGCGCTGGGCGCGGTAGGCGTCCTCCTCCGCGGCATCCAGCACCGTCATGCGGGGCTTCGCTCCCGCCGGGATCCGCTTCTGGGCGAACTGCGACCGCGTGAGCCCGCGGTTGACGGTTCCGGAGTGGCACGAGTCGAAGAACAGCGACACCGCGACACCGTCCGGGATGGCGTCCCAGATCGCCCCGAGGTCGTCGTCGACGATGAGGCTGCCGTCCCGGAAGTCCACCGGGCACAGCGCCTCGTCGCTCGGGCCGAAGGCATCGGTCTCGTCGCCGTCGAGGTCGGGGACGAACGTGCCGTGGCCCGCGAACTGGATGGCCACGACGTCGCCGTCGCGCGCCGCCGACACCTTGTCGAGCATCGCCCGGAGGATCACGTCGCGCGTCGCGTCGGCGTTGCGGATGGACTCCACCTCGAACCCTGCGCCGCGGAAGGCCTCGCCCCACGCCTCCGCGTCGGCGACGCAGCCGTTCAGGGGGTCCTTCGGGTAGGCGTCGATGCCGATGCACAGCGCCAGCTTGCGCGGCGTCGCGCCCCGCACGCCGGCCGGCTCGGGGCGCGGCGGCCGTACCGGCTCGACGGCGACGTCGCGTCCCCGGCTCGGGAAGACCGTCAGCCGTTCGGGCTCGTCGCTGTCGGGCACGCCGAGCACGCGCCGCGCGAGGCTCATCATCGTCTCGACGTCGTTGTCGAACGCGCCGTGCGAGGTGGCCTGCGTGCGGCTGCGGCGGCCGCGCGCCACCGGACCGAGCACCAGGCGGGCGGGGTCGTCGCCGAGGTAGCCCATCGTGCGACCGGCGCGGCGCAGGTGCTCCTCCAGACCCAGGATCTTGGCGTCCCGCTCCGCCTCGAACGCGCGCGAGACGAGGTACAGCAGCGACTTGCGGTAGACGCCGCCGGTGTTGTCGCGCTTCTCGTGGGTCTCGTCCATCGTGAAGATCGCGAGGTCCTTGATCCGGCCGGTCTCTGCCAGGGGCAGCAGCGTCGCCTCGAAGGTGTCCACGCGCACCGCGGGGGCGAGGAAGGTGACGCTGGCGACGTGGTCCACCGCATCGTCGCCGTCGAAGAGCCGCGGCACGAAGTGCGAATGGTAGATCGACCCGGCGCTGTGCCCGGCGATGTGCAGCTCGACGGCCCCCTGGTTCGCCGTCATGTACTCGCGCAGCGCTGCGGCGAGCACGTCGGCCCCGCCCTGCGTCCCGTCGGCGAGCGCGGGCAGGCACGCCGCCGCCGAGTCGAGCTTCATGTCGTC from the Microbacterium atlanticum genome contains:
- a CDS encoding dipeptide ABC transporter ATP-binding protein, which translates into the protein MARTSERAVAGAPLLQVRDVAVEFQTIDGPVHAVEGVDLDLAAGETLAIVGESGSGKSTSAMAVIGLLPGNGKVTQGSILFEGENLVGAPESVMRSIRGRSIGLVPQDPMSNLNPVAKIGTQIAETLLAHGLATRKDVDAKVVETLAAAGLPNAAERAKQYPHEFSGGMRQRALIAIGLACDPKLLIADEPTSALDVTVQKTILDQLERMTAERGTAVMLITHDLGLAAERASRVVVMNRGRIVEQGPARQILEDPQHPYTQALVKAAPSVAAVRLRPEVFRTAEPAAGAPHLPGRTTDASTPAVTGPTPAAHEAESPHATGIDSDAALTGPTPAEHPAEHPADASATVAARAEASAHRGSAPADAGPAGPVDYIVEVEGLTKIYPVRGSKEDFAAVKDVSFAIPRGETVAIVGESGSGKTTTARMLLKVVDPTSGSMRFDGVDVATLKGRQLRDFRQRVQPIFQDPYSSLNPMFSIERIISEPLEFYKRGSSKERAARVRQLLDDVALPQTMLRRYPSELSGGQRQRVAIARALALSPDLIVCDEPVSALDVLVQDQILRLLGDLQREYGLSYLFISHDLAVVRLISDYVCVMKDGQLVEAASSEEIFTNPRDPYTRRLLASIPGNELDIAV
- a CDS encoding caspase family protein; this translates as MADTTTAARGADLRPADLAALRKHVVHTADGKLDATSTARPASVDAFATTADDVRRMIEQDLAAFVEQQVKKAPAGDVPAPVPVLIWAHGGLTDKAAGLRTAHHQTAWWKKNGVYPIHLVWESGLMTTLADVLSGRATGSRGFTDLTDRAVEAAARILGGRKFWDDMKLDSAAACLPALADGTQGGADVLAAALREYMTANQGAVELHIAGHSAGSIYHSHFVPRLFDGDDAVDHVASVTFLAPAVRVDTFEATLLPLAETGRIKDLAIFTMDETHEKRDNTGGVYRKSLLYLVSRAFEAERDAKILGLEEHLRRAGRTMGYLGDDPARLVLGPVARGRRSRTQATSHGAFDNDVETMMSLARRVLGVPDSDEPERLTVFPSRGRDVAVEPVRPPRPEPAGVRGATPRKLALCIGIDAYPKDPLNGCVADAEAWGEAFRGAGFEVESIRNADATRDVILRAMLDKVSAARDGDVVAIQFAGHGTFVPDLDGDETDAFGPSDEALCPVDFRDGSLIVDDDLGAIWDAIPDGVAVSLFFDSCHSGTVNRGLTRSQFAQKRIPAGAKPRMTVLDAAEEDAYRAQRAAALSDPFRRAAWARVVQVETDRAAEPPTPHEANREVLVSACQPDQVALETNGHGVFTTAALTVLGKSPDLSYREFVRAVSDIIDDDYEQRPLLSAAEDLGGRALLTSLRDAPTIAGPKAAHTDGRGSAAEVRTAAIVAILRATADLLEAGGADAP
- a CDS encoding urea amidolyase family protein; amino-acid sequence: MTPRVRPMGERAFLLEVASLDEALALHAALAATRPDGVVDLVPGARTVLVRVDPSTLALPAARAWARGAVEGAVPGAAASGPVVELEIAYDGADLTETAALLGMSAEELTRRHAAAQWRVAFTGFAPGFGYLVSDDWPFDLPRLETPRTRVAAGSVGLAGVFTGAYPRDTPGGWRLIGTTGAPLFDADAASPALLVPGARVRFLPVAASTPSALAGSSAPGDPETPGTGTPGDPQPPGDPQTPGRGIRILEPGLLTTVQDLGRAGAGAVGVAVSGALDRGALRTANRLLGNAEGAAGLEVTMGGLRAVAERDLWVAVTGAWGVVRLDGREIDPYEAHAWPAGAELHLDWFTRGARGYVAVRGGVDARPVLGSRSTDLLAGLGPAALHAGDALGVRDDAPAPIPVAPPAAWGAPHDDELELELAPGPRADWFGPEAHETLFDTVWTVSNHADRVGARLDGPALARVREGELASEGMVPGALQVPPSGRPTILLADGPVTGGYPVIAVVTDASLDLVAQARPGTRIRFRHARAAV
- a CDS encoding 5-oxoprolinase subunit PxpA translates to MAAIDLNADLGETVAGVPTADDEAMFAVISSASVACGGHAGDAASMRAAVARAQRHGVAVGAHPSYPDAANFGRVPVALDPADLMRVVAGQLGDLVAAGAEVRYVKPHGALYHAVTRDREQADAVARAVADRAAQLGRPLPVLGLAGEIERAAASVGLPFVHEAFLDRGYLPDGSLVPRSHPGALLDDPEAVAARAVRLARDGVVEAVDGTVVVAAAASLCVHGDSPSAVDMARAVRAALDAAGVVVRAPW